The DNA region GTATCGGGTTGTACCTTGTCCGACGCCATAACAAGCGTGTGGGCAGAGGACGCCGAGACTTCAAGGTCTGGGACGTCCTtttgatcttcttcatcctcatccaggtcttcatcatcgctaTGCCCTGGTGGCCACCGAAGGGCGGCCCTTACGCCGGTGAAGTCAGCTTCTGGTACGCAACGTATTGCGTGGTCGGTATTGGAATGTAAGTTGTTCATCTTTAGACTTGGATGAGTTCACTCACTGATATGCGTCTAGTATGATTACATGCTACCTCTATTATGTCGTCTGGATTTACTTGATCCCCAAGTGGAAGGGCTATGTTATTCGGACGGAGGTTTTGGAAGTTGACCAGAACGGCGCCAACACGCACCGCCTGGTCAAGGTTCCTCTCGCCGAGGTAGACAGATGGGACGCAGAACATGATGACGCTGGAAATCTCAGGCAGAGGCATGTCGGGAGCCCTGAACAAGAATCTGTGACGACTGAGGAGAAGGTCTGATCCAATGGTCCGAATATCATATCCAGATACACCACATAGCAACAGAGATGGGTTGCCATCTAACCGGCACCCACTATCTTGGGCCTCCCTTACAAAGCTAGAAGTCTGTAAAGGACACTTAGATACCAACTTGCATTTGATGTGAGATGTGGCTCAAGATATGTGTCATTGATATTGCGATATCCATTTTCATAGATGCAGATCGTCGAAGATATTGCCAATAAGTTCAGACTTTAAGTTGTACACGTCAACTTTCGCCGGACTCCATCAAGGGCGATAACCAACTTTGTTCAACCGCAGTCTAACACCCGCTGCGATTCGGACAGAGCGGGATGTGTGATCGACGCTTCAACTACGTCACGCAGGTCATTGTGTGGGGGCATCGCCGTAAGTCGCGCATTCTCGCCTACCCTCAGGATCCGGGTCGCAATATTTCGAGATACAGAAGCCTACTTTGGGTAAGTATTGCGAAGAATGTATTTATACGGGGACAGAAAGACTGACAGCGGGGCCGTTATATTCGGCGGTGACGGAGCAAAGCCGTCCTTGCGATGGAGGGTTCGGAGTTTTTCTCGTCGATCAAACCCTGTTTTGAGCGGAGACAAAATAAGCATGAATCAGCCACCTGCGTAACCGGTCGGGGTGATGTACACTGTAGTTATTTATTCCAGATGTCCAACAAATTCCATCTTCCAAGAGACGAAGGCAGttcatcaacatggccacGACCTTTGACATCTCGCCCGAGTGGAGGGCAAGTCAACTTCATTTCTACTACCGCCAGCTCTTCATCACACCCCCAATGGTTTCACGTCGCGATGCAGACTTAAGTGGGAAGACGGCCATAGTCACAGGTTCCAACACCGGGCTAGGACTAGAAATAGCACGTCAGCTTCTCGATCTGGGCTGCAAAGTCATCCTTGCGGTACGCGATGAAGCCAAGGGCGAAAGGGCCCTCCAGGAGCTCAGTAATGGTCGTGATCTTCCATCAGATTTTGTGGAAGTCTGGAAACTCGACATGCTATCCTACGAATCCATCATGACCTTTGCAAAGCGCGTCGAAAGCTTGCAGCATCTCGATATCGCCATTCTCAACGCCGGGGTACAGAAAGCAGAGGAATCATTCTTGGCAACCGGTTTTGAGGAAGGCTTTCAAGTAAACTTCCTGTCCACTATGCTCCTGGCAATATTGTTGCTGCCCATCATCAAGGGGAAGACAAGCGGAAGCAGTCCTGGCCAGATTTGCATTCTATCATCCGACATGGCCGCGTGGTCCAGGTTTCAAGAGAGAAATACAACTCCTCTTCTATCAGCGTTTAAACAAAAGATGCCTAAATGGGATTTGATGGATCGCTATTGCACAACAAAGCTTCTCGGACAGCTGTTTCTGTCTGAGCTCTCTAAGCATGTGTCTCCGTCCGATGTCACCGTCTCTTGCGCGAATCCGGGACTCTGCGGCGACTCACAAATTTCACGGGAGTTTCAGGGCACACTCCACTTCGCTTTCAACATCTATTCCTTCTTATTCAGTCGGACATGTTCTGTTGGAGCTCGCACAATTGTGAACACAGTTACCACCCTTGGTGACCAGGCCCATGGACAGTACAGCGAAGATGCCAAAGTTCAGCCGTGAGTTTCTGCCACGTGCACTTTATTGTCTTGCATTGATTAAACTAACTTTCACTTCCTAGAATGTCGCCTCTCGTATATAAGAGTGAAGGCTTGCGTCTTTCGAAACAGCTTTACGAGGAAACTCTTGATGAGCTCTCGTTCGCGGGTGTAAGGGATATTATCAATGACCTGTAAATGTCTTAACTCGGGCATAGCAGGTATAGTCGGCATCGTCACAAGTTTCAGAGGTTAGCGCAGCGCATAATGCCCAGTTCGCCAAGGGGTATCGCCGTCACGGGAGTAAACGTATAGATCTTGGCTTTATTATCCGTGGTTCAGGAAACTTGCCCGACGGAAGGGAGCCGGCCTCCGCGTGCTTTCAAAGGGGAAGGTACTCTGTATGTCGAAGAGAGCGACAAATCAAGTCATCAATTAGGGTAGCATTGCATTCAACCAACCAGAGCCATTAGAAAGTTCCCGTGTTACATGACTTTATCCTTGCTATTGAGCACAAATGAGGCAGGTTCCCCGCGTGGAGCCTTGGCTGAGGGGTTATACGGAGCATGACGTGGTTATATGGCTCACCAGACATCTCGGTCGTATTGTGCGTGGTTTTTCCATCTCCATTGTTGTTCCAGAGCGTGCGGAAACACTATCCGAAATGAGCAACGAGGAACAGACCCGCCAGGGTATCGCCATTGTATGCATCTGGCTCGTGGGCATCCAGTGCATCCTCGGCATGTGCTAATTCGTGTAGGACCCCGAGGTCACTGGCCGGGATGACAATGACACTTGTGATGATGTGGAGAGGTCCAAAAACCTTATTGTATGCGAAGGGAACAGGAACTGACCGTGAGATCAGCACGTTCTCGTCCACGGCATCGGCATCCTCGAGCATTTACGAGTATCGAAAGATACAAGGACGAACCTACCAGAGCTCCAACACAACAGACTATTGGTAATCACCCGTATTAATCTTCACACCTCAAACTAGCGATACTAACTCATCCAAGGGCACCTAATGACGAAAAGCATGTCGAGGCATTTGACGTGGCGCAAGTCTCACTGAACTGTTCACTACGGGTCGATCCGTTAACTGTTGTGTAGGCACGAGTGGCTCACCATGATGTTGGATGACAAGCTGTACGCTGTTCCACTAGGCGACAATCCCCAGGTGAGAAGGTTTCATGCCGAGACATGCATGTTCTGACCATCAAGTAGCACATCTTGGATGTCGGAACGGGAACCGGAATATGGGCCATGTCAGTCTCACCCTACCCGGATCAAGAGCCTTGCTAACCAGTCAGTGATATGGCCGACAAGTTCCCATCTGCCGAGATCATCGGTGTCGATATCTCACCTACCCAGCCATCCTGGACGCCACCCAATGTCAAGTTTCAGATCGACGATGCTCAGCTGGACTGGACCTTTGGGCCTGCCTCATTCGACTTTATACATGTTCGCTATATGCATGGTGCCTTTGATGACTGGCCGAAGCTATATAGGCAGATGTTCAAGTTTCTGAAGCCTGGCGGTTGGTTCCAGCATATCGAGCCCAATATCCACTTGAAGTGTGAGAACCCCAAGTCGGTGGCTGAGAACGAGTGAGTACCTCTGTGAAAGAATGTAAGTAACCGAACTCACGTCGGCTTAGAACCTTCAAGCAATGGGCCGAGCTCTTCTTCGATGCTGGCGACAAGATCGGCCGGACCTTTCGCGTCACCGATGGCATTATGGAGGAGTCGGCCCGAGACGCAGGGTTCGAAGACATTGTGCACAAGATCATCACGATTCCCCTCAGCGGCTGGCCAAAGGAGGAGAGACTCAAGAAGGAAGGCCAATTTGTTGGCTTGTACATGGACCTAAGCTTAGATGGCTTCGCCTTGTACCCGATTGGACAGATTCTTGGTTGGAGTCGCGAGAAGGTTGACGATATTGTTTCCAAGATGCGGGCTATTATCCGAAATCCCAAACACCTCGGCAGTGGAGACATGTGAGTGCGTCGGGGTTGTTACTACAAACAGTGCTAACCAGATGCGTGATAGGCACATGGTGTATGGCCGAAAGCCGCTCAAGACGGATGATTGAGAAGCGCCGGAAGAGTGGAATTGAGGCAGATCAGGGTCACGGGGCGGCAGAATAGATTGTCTCTTTCACTGAAGTTCCCAGTTTCTACTTCGATCAAGATCTCTCTTTTGCATTACTGTGTATCTGATCGCTTTGAACAAATGCCTGCAAGCTAAGCCAGAACCAACCCAGCTCGCAGATGGTGTATACGGGTATTATTTAACAATTGGAAGCTTCCAATTAAGCCTTTCCTTCCTCCCTGTTGTCGTTGACCAGAGCAACCTCGGCAACATACGACTTGAACTTGCGAGCAGGAACGCGGTTCTCGAACATCTCCTGGACCTCGGCGTAGTTGCGACCCTTGAGTTCGGGAAGGCAGAAGTAGAGGTAAACGCACATGGGCACCGAGAGaccgaagaagacgaagcaAACCTTGCCGCCGAGGTTGGCCTGATCGGTGTTGATGAGGTAGGGCATGACCTGGGAGACAAGGCAGGAGAAGGCGGTCGAGACCATGATGTTGATACTGTAGGTCTTTTGTCGGAGTTGGACACTGGAGCATGTTAGTTTTACCTCCTATGTAGATTGATGAGATTCTCACCTGGCGGTTTCACCACCGACACTGTAGGCGACAGCACCCAGGGTGGCCTGGTACAGGAAACCCCAGATCACCATGAAAGCGACAGTCGCGGACAAGCTGGGACCAGAGCCAATGGTGCTGATTCCACCGATGACGAGCAAGAGACCAGTCATGACGAAGCATCCACCAACGATCAGAGGTCGTCGTCCCAGGCGATCGATGAGCGGCCACGAGCACATGTTTCCGACGAGCTGAATGGCATAGGCGATTTGACCGATAGCGAGGGGATCGTTGACGCCGGCAAGACGGAAGTAGTATCTATTAATTGTCAGTCTGTAAGCTTCggttgttgatcttgggaACGTACGTGAGATAAccgttgatgaagccaatACCGATAAACTGCTGCGAGAGGTACACCATGATGATAATGGTGGTTCGTCGAAGGTTGGTGCCCTGGAAACACTCAAGCCACTTGCTGTTCTCCTgcgccttcttggcttcctcctccttggcaatgGCGACGGTCGCAATAGCCATAGCAGCATCCACATCAAATCCGTCACCGTTGAATCGTCGGAaggccttggcagcatcgTCACGGCGGCCTTTGATGATAAGCCATGTAGGAGACTcgggaaggaagaagaggttgaggagaagaagtccGGGAGGGATAACCTGGGTGATCAGGGGAATACGCCAGGCCATGTCCGAGGGATCCTTCTTGCaggcgaagacgacgagcGAGTTGAGCCATTGGCCAAGAGTGATCATGGTGTTCTAGATTTGTTAGCACAACGCATAGAGCACTTGGCACTTGGCGTTTTCGAGAATACTTACCAGCAGAGCCAAGCACAAGCCTCGCATCTTAATAGGCGCAAGCTCAGCAACGAAAACAGGACCAAGCGAATGACCCAGACCAAATCCAAAAGTCGAAACAACCTTGCCGGCAAACAGCATCAGGATAGACTTGCTAAAGTATTGAACAATGATTCCTCCGAGGCAGATGACACAGGCAACGATGATGGTCTTCTTTCGGCCGATAAAGTCGCTAACGATACCGGTTGCAAAGGCAGAGGTGAAAATTCCAacggtggcggcggcgttgaggatTTGCTGGTCGTGAGCGGCGACAACCCAGGTCTCACCAGCCTGATATCCGAACTTTTTGGCGAAAGGAGTGACGGCGAGGAGTTTTCCCGTCATTGACATTTCATAGCCAAAGTTGACGGGGAGGAGGTAGATGATCAAGCCTTGGCGGTCAATTTGATGAAAACACGCGTTTTTGGTCAATGGCACTTACAGAACATCAAGACGCGTCGGTTCTCCCAAAAGTCGTGCCAGACCAGGTTCTCGTTGGCCCGACTGGGAGGCAGAGCCGCAACCGCGCTCTTAggcatctcctccagctggaTAGCCTCTGGGGCCTTTGGCTCAATGTCTTTACTCAtggttgatgctgctgttgctcaGATGAAGATGCAACCTtggacgatgatggcatcaatATCGATGCGCAGATCTTCATGATATATAAAAAAACATGCAAAGTCAAACTTAACCCCAGATCTTCCCCGCAAGTAAGAAGCCGACTCCTGGTAAGCTTGTTTTCGGGATGCGGAGAGAGCAGGTTTTGCCTTCCGATTGGGTTCTCACCTCTCGCCTTCAGCCCCTGGAGGAGAGCGGGTCTTGGTTCGTCCAATACGAGTTTTTCGTCTCCAACTGTTGGAGTGAATCTAGAAGCTTGAAGCACCGTTTGTGTTGGCCCTAGTCATGAACCTGGGCCTGAAACTCCTAGTCGGGCAAACCTAAGCGCTTTTGCTCTACCCTTGCACAAGCGAGCCACAGACCATTCCTATATCTTGCTAGCACGTGGATCCCGAGCCTTAACCTCTCGGAGCAGAAGCCATTTGTGCGTTCCGGATTGCCTGATGGGTTCCGAAGACTTAAAAGggcatcttctcctccatcagcTCGTCCTGATTTATCACACCACGTGCGGAGAAGTCTTCACCAACCCCATGACCGTAGCTACCCCCCGCAACTTAAGTGTTCCTTTCCCCATGGGCAGCTATGTCCGTTCAATCGGGTCACTCTTAGTCAGGCAAAGAGACCTGCGTCGGTCAAGCTGACCCTGGCATACCTGGTAGAGCGGCAGTTAACCTCGGCAAATGGAGCCACCAGGGATAACCAAAGTTAACGTGACGTGACAAAGACCACCACTGGACGGGGAATCGATGGATACTACGCTCAGATTGAATATGACGTCCTTGGAAACCTGTAGCGCCTTCTCCGCAAATTCACGTCGAGCTCTATAGCGAGAATGGCTAGCATACTCCATCAATGATCTTCAGTATCACGCATTTCCCGGGGATACTCGGCTACATTAATCCGCAATCCTAGTTATACTCGGACTTCCAGGATTGTAACCGCGCAATATGGAGACAATAGGGCACATGGCATGAAGCTATAAAGGAAAGTGACCCGACCGCTTGGAACTGGGAGCTGCATCCTCACACCTGGGGTAGTTACACGATGGCTTCTCTTCTGAAACTTGTCACGGTGGCCCTCGTGTTTGCCGAGGGTGCTGTCTGTGCTGCTACCAGACAGCCGCCCACTGTGCACGTAAAGAACGGTACCTATGAGGGCAAATACGTTGCTTCATATAACCAGGATCTCTTCCTTGGTGTTCCCTTCGCCCAGCCTCCTGTGGGGTCTCTTCGTTTCCAGAACCCTCAGCCCTTGAACACAACCTTCAAGACCAGAAAGGCGACCGAGTATGCTGACTCTTGCGTCGGATACGGAGTAAGTCATCTTCACAACAACTATTAGTGCAATAGTTTCTGACATCTTACAGAACAGCCCTGCTTGGCCGCATACCCTCGGCGAGGACTGCCTGACCCTGAACATTGTCCGCCCGGCAAAGTCAGGACGTGGCAAGAATGACAAGCCGCTGCCTGTTGGTGTCTTCATCCACGGTGGAGGTTGGTCGATGGATTACAGTGCCAACGGCGTCTACAACCTGAGCTTCATTGTGGAGGAGTCTGTGAAGATGGGAAAGCCTTTCCTTGCCGTCTCTGTCGACTGTAAGTCTCTGAAACCACACCCGGCAACTTCGTCATTAACATTCGATAGACCGACTGTCCTTCTGGGGATTCCTAGCCAGCAAGGACATCATGGACGCTggcatcgccaacctcggtCTCAAGGACCAGCGCATTGCCCTGCACTGGATCAAGGAGAACATTGTTGCTTTTGGCGGCGACGTTGACAAGATCACCATCTGGGGCGAGAGCGCTGGAGGCGGCAATGTCGGCTACCAGGCCACTGCTTTCGGAGGAAAGGATGAGGGCCTATTCCACGGAATCATTGCCCAGTCCGGCGCTGATGGAACGGACATGAAGAACCTGACTAACCCCCAGAAGCGCTACGacaccatcgtcaaggccgtcggctgcgacaagaagaaggataaGATTGCCTGCCTGCGAGATGTTC from Fusarium keratoplasticum isolate Fu6.1 chromosome 12, whole genome shotgun sequence includes:
- a CDS encoding MFS domain-containing protein → MSKDIEPKAPEAIQLEEMPKSAVAALPPSRANENLVWHDFWENRRVLMFCLIIYLLPVNFGYEMSMTGKLLAVTPFAKKFGYQAGETWVVAAHDQQILNAAATVGIFTSAFATGIVSDFIGRKKTIIVACVICLGGIIVQYFSKSILMLFAGKVVSTFGFGLGHSLGPVFVAELAPIKMRGLCLALLNTMITLGQWLNSLVVFACKKDPSDMAWRIPLITQVIPPGLLLLNLFFLPESPTWLIIKGRRDDAAKAFRRFNGDGFDVDAAMAIATVAIAKEEEAKKAQENSKWLECFQGTNLRRTTIIIMVYLSQQFIGIGFINGYLTYYFRLAGVNDPLAIGQIAYAIQLVGNMCSWPLIDRLGRRPLIVGGCFVMTGLLLVIGGISTIGSGPSLSATVAFMVIWGFLYQATLGAVAYSVGGETASVQLRQKTYSINIMVSTAFSCLVSQVMPYLINTDQANLGGKVCFVFFGLSVPMCVYLYFCLPELKGRNYAEVQEMFENRVPARKFKSYVAEVALVNDNREEGKA
- a CDS encoding Carboxylic ester hydrolase, which encodes MASLLKLVTVALVFAEGAVCAATRQPPTVHVKNGTYEGKYVASYNQDLFLGVPFAQPPVGSLRFQNPQPLNTTFKTRKATEYADSCVGYGNSPAWPHTLGEDCLTLNIVRPAKSGRGKNDKPLPVGVFIHGGGWSMDYSANGVYNLSFIVEESVKMGKPFLAVSVDYRLSFWGFLASKDIMDAGIANLGLKDQRIALHWIKENIVAFGGDVDKITIWGESAGGGNVGYQATAFGGKDEGLFHGIIAQSGADGTDMKNLTNPQKRYDTIVKAVGCDKKKDKIACLRDVPFDKLNATSELVPGNFYPVVDGDFIPDYSSTLLEEGKFTKVPILLGTNADEGTLFGNWGLNTDEEVRSLIASAGPDAETIDILMALYPNVDALGLPAAYRVRPDGPVGAQFKRVIALQSDQLFTSWRRLRTDAWSKHGATAYSYLFESPNTQNFEFFGTPHFTEIGYVFYNRIGLGYAKGQSPLTGASKEVLQLAKLVTRMWISFINNLDPNNHGIRGVEKWPVYKAGGGYGENFYFNPNGSSVQPDTFRLAQTTFMNSVTREQYGR